A genomic segment from Spongiibacter sp. IMCC21906 encodes:
- a CDS encoding lytic transglycosylase domain-containing protein, producing MRNFQLKQGLGLVTLTLLLSFSLSTAGSTFVAEKDRAELRQHLKLAIAQADSFDDRFDAEVWLLDMSGRLTRFMPEPQQRLEFLRLVHREARAAKLDPELVLALIEVESNFDRFAVSSAGAQGLMQVMPFWKAEIGRSDDNLSKVETNLRYGCQILQFYINKEKGGLFRALARYNGSLGKSWYPERVLSRWRKRWYAGEIEGL from the coding sequence ATACGCAATTTTCAGCTTAAGCAAGGCCTAGGCCTTGTTACCCTGACGCTGCTCCTCAGCTTCAGTCTTTCCACTGCCGGCAGTACCTTTGTCGCAGAAAAAGACCGCGCGGAGCTGCGTCAGCACCTTAAGCTGGCCATCGCCCAAGCCGATAGCTTCGACGACCGATTCGACGCGGAAGTCTGGTTGCTGGACATGTCCGGACGCTTAACTCGGTTTATGCCAGAGCCCCAGCAACGCTTGGAGTTTTTACGCTTAGTACATCGCGAAGCCCGAGCCGCCAAACTAGATCCAGAACTGGTGCTGGCACTCATTGAAGTAGAAAGTAACTTTGACCGCTTTGCCGTGTCCAGCGCCGGTGCGCAAGGGCTTATGCAGGTCATGCCATTTTGGAAGGCGGAAATCGGCCGAAGTGATGACAACCTAAGCAAAGTCGAAACCAACCTCCGCTACGGCTGCCAGATTCTCCAGTTTTACATCAACAAGGAAAAAGGCGGCCTATTTCGGGCATTAGCAAGATATAACGGCAGTTTAGGAAAAAGCTGGTACCCAGAAAGAGTACTCAGCCGATGGCGCAAACGATGGTATGCAGGGGAGATAGAGGGGCTTTAA